In Planococcus versutus, the DNA window CTTTAGAAGCACCAGTAATAATATATGCTTCTTTTGCCATTAGTATTGTCCACCTTTTTGATACATGATTTCGCCTGCCACTACTGTCATGATAGGTACAGCTTCTAGAAGCTGTTCTTCATTCCCTAAAAATAAATCTCGATCAAAAACAGTGAAATCTGCATCAAAGCCTTGATAAATCAAACCACGTTGTTTTTCTTTACCAATTGCTGCAGCGCTACCAATTGTATACAACTGAATCGCCTCAAAACGTGTTAGCTTTTCTTCTGATAGAAAGCCTTCATGCGTATCATAAGGTTTTCTGCGTGTAACCGCGGCGTATATACCTAAACGAGGGTCGGCTTCTTCAATCGGTGCATCCGATCCACCTGCGCAAATAAGGCCATGATTTAAAAGCTTTTGCCATGCATAAGACCATTCCAGACGATTTTCACCAAGTCGCTCTACTACCCATGGAAAGTCTGATGTGACAAAACTTGGCTGAAGATCTAGCGCAACATCGATTTGTTGCATGCGTTTCACTAAATCTTCACGGACCACCATGACATGAATTAAGCGATCTCGTTTACCTTTGGGTACGGGATGAGCTTCAATCGCATCTAAAGCCATTTCTAAACCAAGGTCACCGATAACATGAATTGCAACTGCCTCGCCATGCTTACGAGCGATAGAAACTAATCGTTTTAGTTCTTCATCTGATTGAATTGCTACTCCAATAGTAGACGGATCATCGTTATACGGCTTGCTCAGTAAAGCAGTACGTCCACCAATGGAGCCATCCGCAAAAATTTTCATCGGACCTGGATCGATGAACGGTTCCCCATAGGAGGCGTTTTCCATCATTTCTTCAAAAGCACTGTGAGCTCTTAGTAAATGAGCACGAAACTTCATCTCACCACAAATAACGTTTTTAAACGCATCAAGTGGACGTGAATAATGACCGTAATAGCCCATATCTTCTGTATGTGCTCCCGTTAAACCAAGTGATAACAAATGATCGACTGATTTTTTTAATGCACGTGTTAAATAGCTAACGCTCACTTCTGGAACTTGATTGGCCACTAAATCTTGTGCTGCATCCAACAAATAGCCAGTTGGCTCTCCTTCTGCATCTCGCACGATTACACCGCCTTCGGGATCTGGGCTATCTTTTGTTATACCTGCTAGCGCTAACGCACTCGAATTCGCTAAAATGGCGTGACGGCAAACTCGTTTCAGCAACATTGGCGATAAACTAATTTCATCTAGCTCATCGCGATGAAAAATTTTGCGATCTGCGAAATTATTTTCATTCCAGCCTTCCCCAATAAACCATTCGTCTTTTTTCAGATCTTTTGTTGATTCGATTAATTGTTCTCGCATTTCTTCTGAGCTTTCGATAATTGACAAGTCAACACGCATTAACTTTTCACCGTGACCAATCATATGCATATGACTATCAACAAACCCTGGATACATACTCGCACCTTGCAAATTTATTTCTTTATCAGCAAATTGCTTTAATTGATCGTACGTACCCGTTTTTTCTATGTGATCATCCGAAACTAACACTGCATTTACGGTCGCACCTTCAGTTTCCATTGTATAAATTGATCCTCCATGCCATAACACTTTCATTTAACCACTCCTTTTCTCTCTTATCATCATATGTTTATTCGCTTCGGCATTCAATACGTTTAAACTGAATTTTTCATTGATTCGTCGTGAAGCAAAAGCCCTTTCATTTGTGTTATACTATTTTTACTTATAGAAAGCAGAGGTGAACCCTCCTAGTCGGAGGGACGAATTGGACAGTATACTCATTCTCAATTTGTTTATGGTCGCTCTCTTGATTGGGCTGACCGCTTTATTTGTAGGATCGGAGTTTTCAATTATCCGTGTGCGAAAGTCCCGTATTGATCAACTTGTTTCCGAAGGCAATAAAAATGCCTTTTTAACGAAAAAAATCATTAGCAATTTAGATTATTATTTATCTGCTTGCCAATTAGGGATTACCGTAACGGCACTTGGCCTTGGTTGGCTTGGTGAACCGACTGTCGAACGGCTATTGCGTCCGATTTTCGAGAACTTTGGAATAGAAGAAACGACTGCGTCTATTCTTTCTTTTGTCATTGCATTTACCGTTATTACTTTTTTACATGTCGTGGTCGGTGAATTAGCGCCCAAAACGCTAGCTATTCAATATGCAGAGAAAATGGCTTTTATCTTTGCTCGCCCCCTTTACCTGTTTGGTGTAATTTTTGCTCCGTTCATTTGGTTGATGAATGGTTCGGCGCGATTACTTTTACGTGCTTTTGGTATCGAACTTTCCGATCATGAACAAGCCCATTCAGAAGAAGAACTGAAAATTATCATGACAAAAAGCTATAATAGTGGTGAAATCAATCAAACGGAATTATCGTATATGCAGAACATTTTTTCTTTCGATGAGCGGTTAGCAAAAGACATTATGCTACCGCGTACACAAATGGAGACCATTTCACTTGAGATGAGTCATAGCGATTTGATGGAGATAGTGCGTGAACATCAATATACTCGTTATCCAGTTACGGAAAAAGGTGACAAAGATGACATTCTCGGTTTTATCAACGTCAAGGAAATGCTGACTAATTATACATACCAGCAAGATTTGCATGATAGTATTGTTGTTCATGACATTCCTTTTGTTCACGATATGGCACCGATTCAAGATGTCTTGCTAAAAATGCAAAAAGAACATGTTCACATGGCCATTGTTGTAGACGAATACGGTGGAACAGCTGGTGTGATTACAATGGAAGATATTTTAGAAGAAATTGTTGGAGAAATCCGAGACGAGTTTGATGAAGACGAGCGCGATGAAATTAAGGCAGTCGATATCAACAATTATTTATTAAATGGTCGGGTCCTCTTGTCAGATTTAGAAGATCGATTTGCTATTGACTTTGATGACAGTGAAGATGTTGATACAATCGGTGGTTGGATTCAATTAAAAAATACCGATATTGGTGAAGATGAATCAGTTGAATTGCCGAACCATACCATCACTGTTCGTGAAATGGAAAATCATCAAATTATTCGTGTGTTGTTATCACGTAAAGTATAACGAAAAAATCTCCAACAGCATCTAGCTGTTGGAGGTTTTTTATTTTTCTTCTAATAATGACTTTTCGTATTCGAATTTTTTCATAAGCATTTCGCCTGAAAAGCCTTCTTCAATCAATTTTGCAAGTAGAGCTTTTGTTTGATCATCTGCTGCTTCTGGATGTTCTCCACGATCAAATTCCACAACGTTTTCAGCATCTGTAATCCAATCTGAAAAACTGCCCATATACAGTTTTAATTGGTCATATCCTTTTTCAGACATAATCGCATAAAGAGCAGCTGCCGTTACACCACTGCCGCAATAAACAACAGTGGGCTCGTGTTGTTGGACAATATGGCTAAAATCTTCACTTAGTTGAAATTCGCTACCGGAAACAAATTGGGCCCAATCAAGATTGCGTGCTCCTGGAATACGTCCAGCAACAGGATCAATCGGCTCGTTTAATCCTGCATAACGTTCAGCTGAACGTGCATCAACTAACACACCTAACTCATCGCCGTTGATGACCTTTTTTACGTATGCTTGATCTGCAAAAATTTCGTAGTTAAATTCAAGCACTGTTTCTGTTACTTGAATAGCAGGCAGTTCAGTAGAAACTAAAATGCCTTGCTGTTTTAATGCATCAAATCCTTTATTACTAATAGAAATTTGTTCGAATCCTGCATATTTTAATAGCCACCAAGCACGTGCAGCGTATGGTGCACCTCCTTGGTCGTATATCACAATGGAATCACTTTGTTTTAATCCACTTTTTTGAATCAGCTGTGTTACTTGTTCGTCTGTTGGCATGGGATGTCGTCCTTCATGTGCAGTCATATTCGACATGTCTTTTTCAAGATCCCAAAAAACAGCACCTGCTACATGCTCTTTTTCGTACATTTTTCTTCCAGCAGCTGCATCTTTTAAATCGAATCGCGCATCAATCCATTTATTGTTTTTAGTATCTGTTGTTTCTCTAAATACTGACATCTTCTACACCCTTCCATCTATTAAATTCGCGTACAATTTTTTCCATTGAACTAATTTTTCAGATTGCTGAAGTAACGTTCGTTCAGAATCAATTTGGTCTACAGCTTGACGTAAAACGTGTTGTCGTAAACCCTCCGCTTCTTGCTCAATCCAAAAAGTTGCCCAATTAATCAATTCTTTTTTCTGATGATCCAAGTAACGTAGTGCATCGGGCTCCATTAATGCTTGTAAGGCATCGCGCAACTTTTCTTTTTCATTTTTTTCAAAAAAGCTTTTGTTGTTTTTGTAATATGATTTTACCGATGAATAATTAGCTGATGTGAATGGTTTGGATATGTCTATAGAACTGGCTTCTTGTACTTCGTATGGTGTAAACGAAAAATCAGAATTTCGTTCTTTTAATTTGACTGTATCTTCTTTAAATCGTGATTCTAGTTTCTTTTCGATAAACTGGGCAAGTCGAAAATTTGTAACCCGCAATTCTTGTTGAAAATCAAATCCTGTCATTTCATTTATATCCTGCAGCGCTATATCTAATGCTTGTTGTGCTGACTTATTGGAAAAAACTGAAGGATTAAATGCTTCTTTAAAAAAGTCATTAAACCGATAAAAAACTCGTTGGTTTACATAATAGAGCAATTCATCCAACTCTTGAAGCGCTTCACGTTCTACTAATTTAGCGATAGATGTACCAAAAAGAATACGCAGTTGCTGTTCCATATGCTTCAACTCTTCTAACCGCTCATCTTTTCTCAATAAATTGGTTTCTGTATGTTCAATCAAGCTACCAAAACGATCTACTGCTTTTTGCTCTTCTTCTGCGAGTGACTGAACAGCCATTCCTTTTAGTTCTTCTTGTAAGAAATGGTGAAATGCATCTTCAAACGGC includes these proteins:
- a CDS encoding amidohydrolase, with translation MKVLWHGGSIYTMETEGATVNAVLVSDDHIEKTGTYDQLKQFADKEINLQGASMYPGFVDSHMHMIGHGEKLMRVDLSIIESSEEMREQLIESTKDLKKDEWFIGEGWNENNFADRKIFHRDELDEISLSPMLLKRVCRHAILANSSALALAGITKDSPDPEGGVIVRDAEGEPTGYLLDAAQDLVANQVPEVSVSYLTRALKKSVDHLLSLGLTGAHTEDMGYYGHYSRPLDAFKNVICGEMKFRAHLLRAHSAFEEMMENASYGEPFIDPGPMKIFADGSIGGRTALLSKPYNDDPSTIGVAIQSDEELKRLVSIARKHGEAVAIHVIGDLGLEMALDAIEAHPVPKGKRDRLIHVMVVREDLVKRMQQIDVALDLQPSFVTSDFPWVVERLGENRLEWSYAWQKLLNHGLICAGGSDAPIEEADPRLGIYAAVTRRKPYDTHEGFLSEEKLTRFEAIQLYTIGSAAAIGKEKQRGLIYQGFDADFTVFDRDLFLGNEEQLLEAVPIMTVVAGEIMYQKGGQY
- a CDS encoding hemolysin family protein, which produces MDSILILNLFMVALLIGLTALFVGSEFSIIRVRKSRIDQLVSEGNKNAFLTKKIISNLDYYLSACQLGITVTALGLGWLGEPTVERLLRPIFENFGIEETTASILSFVIAFTVITFLHVVVGELAPKTLAIQYAEKMAFIFARPLYLFGVIFAPFIWLMNGSARLLLRAFGIELSDHEQAHSEEELKIIMTKSYNSGEINQTELSYMQNIFSFDERLAKDIMLPRTQMETISLEMSHSDLMEIVREHQYTRYPVTEKGDKDDILGFINVKEMLTNYTYQQDLHDSIVVHDIPFVHDMAPIQDVLLKMQKEHVHMAIVVDEYGGTAGVITMEDILEEIVGEIRDEFDEDERDEIKAVDINNYLLNGRVLLSDLEDRFAIDFDDSEDVDTIGGWIQLKNTDIGEDESVELPNHTITVREMENHQIIRVLLSRKV
- a CDS encoding sulfurtransferase, which encodes MSVFRETTDTKNNKWIDARFDLKDAAAGRKMYEKEHVAGAVFWDLEKDMSNMTAHEGRHPMPTDEQVTQLIQKSGLKQSDSIVIYDQGGAPYAARAWWLLKYAGFEQISISNKGFDALKQQGILVSTELPAIQVTETVLEFNYEIFADQAYVKKVINGDELGVLVDARSAERYAGLNEPIDPVAGRIPGARNLDWAQFVSGSEFQLSEDFSHIVQQHEPTVVYCGSGVTAAALYAIMSEKGYDQLKLYMGSFSDWITDAENVVEFDRGEHPEAADDQTKALLAKLIEEGFSGEMLMKKFEYEKSLLEEK